The Brachionichthys hirsutus isolate HB-005 chromosome 8, CSIRO-AGI_Bhir_v1, whole genome shotgun sequence genome contains a region encoding:
- the cnpy2 gene encoding protein canopy homolog 2 — protein MRRAALLLTSCVALSLLSSSRAARQRQDLRCGACRALVDEMEWAISQVDPKKWIQTGSFRINPDGSQSVREVPLARSEGNLLDLMESVCERMQDYGERPDPSTNRKTYVRIKSRGGEALDLSEAPLDTRVTASLKFACETIVEHHEDEIIEFFAHEAENVKDKLCSKRTDLCDHALKMSHDEL, from the exons ATGAGGCGAGCGGCTCTCCTGCTCACGTCGTGCGTTGCTCTGAGTCTCCTGAGCTCCAGTCGGGCAGCCAGACAGAGACAAGACCTGAGATGTGGAG cctgcAGGGCTCTGGTGGATGAGATGGAGTGGGCCATCTCCCAGGTAGATCCGAAGAAATGGATCCAGACGGGATCCTTCAGGATCAATCCGGACGGCAGCCAGTCCGTCCGAGAG GTTCCTCTGGCTCGCTCGGAGGGAAATCTCCTCGACCTGATGGAGAGCGTGTGCGAGAGAATGCAGGACTATGGCGAGCGGCCGGATCCTTCCACGAACAGGAAGACCTACGTCCGGATCAAGTCTCGCGGCGGCGAAGCCTTGGACCTATCGGAGGCCCCGCTGGACACCAGAGTTACCGCCAGTTTAAAGTTTGCT TGTGAAACGATTGTTGAGCACCACGAAGATGAAATCATTGAATTCTTCGCTCATGAGGCGGAAAATGTCAAAGATAAACTCTGCAGCAAGAGGACCG ATCTCTGTGACCACGCTCTGAAAATGTCCCACGACGAACTTTGA
- the LOC137898481 gene encoding natural resistance-associated macrophage protein 2-like — protein MKLEQDGDLLEEDSSQENGVQSNQYSSISPPESPVAQEEPFSTYFEDKVTIPENVNQVFSFRKLWAFTGPGFLMSIAYLDPGNIESDLQSGAKAGFKLLWVLLGATIIGLLLQRLAARLGVVTGMHLAEVCNRQYPRVPRIILWLMVELAIIGSDMQEVIGCAIALNLLSVGRIPLWAGVLITITDTFVFLFLDKYGLRKLEAFFGFLITVMAVSFGYEYVLAKPDQGELLKGMFLPYCADCGPVQLEQAVGIVGAVIMPHNIYLHSALVKSRDIDRKNKKEVKEANKYYFIESTIALFISFLINVFVVAVFAQAFYNKTNIEVSDFCNRTDSPHTNLFPLNNDTLEVDIYKGGVVLGCFFGPAALYIWAIGILAAGQSSTMTGTYSGQFVMEGFLDLRWSRFARVLLTRSIAIAPTLLVAIFQDVQHLTGMNDFLNVLQSMQLPFALIPILTFTSLKSIMNDFANQMVWKISGGVVILMVCAINMYFVVVYVTSLNSVLLYILAALLSLTYLCFVGYLVWHCLVALGVSCLDFGNRTPLGLSRHTDIYLLTDMDTDTLVER, from the exons ATGAAATTGGAGCAAGATGGAGACCTCCTGGAAG AGGACTCCTCTCAGGAGAATGGAGTCCAGTCAAACCAGTACAGCTCGATCTCTCCACCTGAATCGCCCGTGGCCCAGGAGGAACCCTTCTCCACTTACTTTGAGGACAAGGTGAccattcctgaaaatgtcaaccAG GTATTTAGTTTCCGTAAACTCTGGGCCTTCACTGGACCCGGGTTTCTGATGAGCATTGCTTACTTGGATCCAGGGAACATCGAGTCTGACCTTCAATCAGGAGCTAAAGCTGGCTTTAAG CTCCTCTGGGTGCTCCTTGGGGCCACCATTAttgggctgctgctgcagaggctaGCTGCACGCCTGGGGGTCGTCACTGGGATGCACCTAGCTGAAGTCTGCAACCGCCAATACCCCAGA gttCCTCGAATCATCCTTTGGCTGATGGTGGAACTGGCAATTATTGGTTCAGACATGCAGGAGGTTATCGGCTGTGCCATAGCTCTCAACCTTCTCTCTGTGGGCAG GATTCCACTGTGGGCAGGAGTTCTAATCACCATCACAGACACATTTGTGTTCCTTTTTCTAGATAAATACG GTCTAAGGAAACTTGAAGCGTTCTTTGGTTTTCTCATCACTGTAATGGCTGTTAGTTTTGGTTATGAG TATGTCCTGGCAAAGCCCGACCAAGGGGAGCTGCTGAAGGGGATGTTCTTGCCTTACTGTGCCGACTGTGGGCCTGTTCAGCTGGAACAAGCCGTAGGAATCGTAGGCGCCGTCATTATGCCGCATAACATCTACTTACACTCGGCATTGGTCAAG tctcGTGACATTGATCGCAAAAACAAGAAGGAAGTAAAGGAAGCCAACAAGTATTACTTCATCGAGTCAACTATTGCTCTGTTCATCTCCTTCCTCATCAATGTCTTTGTTGTGGCAGTCTTTGCTCAGGCCTTCTACAATAAAACCAACATTGAAGTG AGTGATTTTTGCAATAGGACGGACAGCCCTCACACGAATCTCTTCCCTCTCAACAATGACACGCTGGAGGTGGACATCTACAAAGGG GGAGTGGTCCTGGGCTGCTTCTTTGGCCCTGCAGCCCTCTACATTTGGGCAATAGGAATCTTGGCTGCCGGGCAGAGTTCGACCATGACAGGCACTTATTCTGGGCAGTTTGTTATGGAG GGTTTCTTGGACCTGCGATGGTCTCGTTTTGCACGAGTTCTGCTGACACGCTCCATCGCCATCGCACCTACCCTGCTGGTAGCCATTTTTCAGGATGTGCAGCATCTGACGGGGATGAATGACTTCCTTAACGTGCTTCAAAGCATGCAG CTGCCATTTGCTTTGATACCAATTCTGACTTTCACCAGCCTGAAATCCATCATGAACGACTTCGCAAACCAAAT gGTGTGGAAGATTTCCGGAGGCGTGGTCATCCTGATGGTTTGTGCCATTAACATGTACTTCGTGGTGGTTTACGTGACGTCGCTGAACAGCGTGCTGCTCTACATCCTGGCCGCTCTGCTCTCCTTAACCTATCTGTGCTTCGTAGGCTACCTG GTATGGCATTGCTTGGTTGCCTTGGGGGTTTCCTGCCTGGACTTTGGGAACCGG ACGCCTCTGGGACTGTCACGGCACACAGACATTTACTTACTGACTGACATGGACACTGATACTTTGGTTGAGCGATAG
- the ankrd52a gene encoding serine/threonine-protein phosphatase 6 regulatory ankyrin repeat subunit C translates to MELRNIKDESPLVQAVFSRNIEEVTLLLNRNEDVNSLDQEQSTPLHAAAYLGDVNIMGLLIASGANVNVKDQSLLTPLHRAAASQNAKAVALLLKHKAEVNGKDKFWHTPLHIAAAKWAAGCALALMPHVRSLDVADRSGRTPLHHAAHTGHSEMVRLLLIKGASVCAKDKKDRQAIHWAAYLGHVDVLKLLVSQGADVKSKDRQGYTPLHAASVSGQLDVVRYLLRLMVETDEPNVFGNTALHMACHSGHDTVASELVNCGANINQLNRHGSTPLHLAAASSAGAPCLELLVNNGADLNVQNKEGKSPLHMAAMHGRFTGSQILIQNGGEIDCVDMYGNTPLHVAARNGQELLISTLLTNGADKAKQGIHGMLPLHLAALHGFPDCCRKLLSNGQFYLVASEKLPVEFDINTPDELGRACLHAAASGGNVDCLNLLLSCAADLDVKDHLGRSPLHYAAANGNSQCTMSLVSARAEVNDLDLTGCSPLHYAAASLSFYAGETISNQEYREEKKQEASLCLDYLLDNGADPTLKNSKGYSAVHYAAAYGNKQHLELLLEISFNCLEEVESNIPVSPLHLAAHYGHCEALRLLSETLVSLDVRDIEGRTALHLAAQRGFAPCVEVLLKHQASCTLKDHKRKWTALHAAAADGQMDCLLLLVNGEQSDDFIDSPDAQGRTALMLAALGRHTDCVHILLEKGAKADAADNKGFSALHRAAMLGSEDCVAALLEHGATALCRDSQGRTPLHLTASLGHTELLSTLLNAAVKADPLDSILDYRGYMPTHWAAYHGHEGCLEILLENKLFCNQEGNPFTPMHCALVNGHDPAAKLLVKTFGPQSVRARDAKGRTLLHAAAYSGNVAGLQLILAEGAEVNAVDHCGRSALMVAADCGQTSAVEFLLHKTKPDLTLVDINNNTAVHLACIKGHEMCALLILGEISDSALINATNCALQMPLHIAARKGLATVVQVLLSRGAAVMAVDEEGHTPALACAPNKNVADCLSLILSTMKPFPPREASASTAAHFNTVLKNCGIAATCGSNGNNLCHA, encoded by the exons ATGGAGTTAAGAAATATTAAGGACGAG TCTCCTTTGGTCCAGGCTGTATTTAGCCGAAACATAGAAGAGGTGACACTTTTATTGAACCGCAATGAAGATGTCAATTCGCTG GACCAAGAACAAAGCACACCACTTCATGCTGCTGCATATTTGGGGGACGTCAACATTATGGGCCTACTTATTGCTTCAG GCGCTAATGTCAACGTTAAGGACCAGAGTTTGTTGACTCCTTTACATCGAGCAGCTGCTTCACAAAATGCA AAAGCTGTGGCGCTGCTCCTAAAGCACAAAGCAGAGGTGAACGGGAAAGACAAGTTCTGGCATACACCGTTACACATAGCAGCTGCAAAATGGGCTGCAGGCTGTGCCTTAGCTCTGATGCCACATGTACGCAGCCTTGATGTTGCTGACAGGTCAGGGAGGACGCCGCTGCATCATGCGGCACACACCGGACATAGTGAG ATGGTGAGGTTGCTACTGATCAAAGGTGCCAGTGTGTGTGCCAAAGATAAGAAGGACAGGCAGGCAATCCACTGGGCTGCATACCTCG GCCATGTGGACGTTTTGAAGCTGCTGGTGTCTCAAGGAGCTGATGTGAAGTCCAAGGACAGACAAGGTTACACTCCGCTCCATGCTGCTTCTGTCAGTGGACAGTTAGATGTGGTCAGATATCTCTTGCGACTGATGGTAGAG ACTGATGAGCCCAACGTGTTTGGGAACACAGCTCTCCACATGGCCTGCCACTCAGGGCATGACACTGTGGCCTCCGAGCTGGTGAACTGTGGCGCTAACATTAATCAGCTCAACCGTCACGGCAGCACGCCGCTGCACCTCGCTGCAGCCTCCTCCGCCGGGGCGCCGTGTCTAGAGCTGCTGGTCAACAATGGCGCTGACCTCAATGTACAG AATAAAGAAGGGAAGAGCCCTTTGCATATGGCTGCTATGCATGGACGCTTCACAGGCTCCCAGATTCTAATTCAAAATG GTGGTGAGATTGACTGCGTCGATATGTATGGAAACACTCCGCTTCATGTCGCTGCCAGAAACGGTCAGGAATTACTGATCAGCACTCTTCTGACAAACGGTGCCGACAAGGCCAA ACAGGGCATTCATGGGATGCTTCCACTACACTTAGCAGCACTCCATGGATTCCCAGACTGTTGTCGAAAGTTACTCTCAAATG GCCAGTTTTATCTGGTAGCATCTGAAAAGCTGCCGGTCGAGTTCGATATAAACACCCCAGATGAACTTGGAAGGGCCTGCCTGCACGCCGCTGCCTCTGGAGG AAACGTTGACTGTCTCAACTTACTGTTGAGTTGTGCTGCTGACCTCGATGTGAAAGATCATTTAGGAAG ATCTCCTTTGCACTACGCCGCCGCTAACGGGAACAGCCAATGCACGATGTCCCTGGTGAGCGCCCGCGCTGAAGTCAACGACCTCGATCTGACAGGCTGCAGCCCTCTGCACTACGCTGCAGCTTCACTCAGCTTCTATGC AGGGGAAACAATCTCTAACCAAGaatacagagaggaaaaaaaacaagaagcctCCCT GTGTTTAGACTATTTGCTTGATAACGGGGCAGACCCAACTCTGAAGAATAGTAAGGGTTACAGTGCCGTCCACTATGCAGCAGCTTATGGGAACAAACAGCACCTGGAACTG CTCCTGGAGATTTCATTCAACTGCCTGGAAGAGGTTGAGAGCAATATTCCAGTCAGTCCTTTGCACTTAGCT GCCCATTACGGCCACTGCGAGGCCCTGCGTCTGCTGTCTGAGACCTTAGTGAGTCTGGATGTGCGTGACATCGAAGGTCGAACTGCCCTTCACCTGGCCGCTCAGAGAGGATTTGCACCGTGTGTGGAAGTGCTGCTGAAACATCAAGCCTCCTGCACACTGAAGGACCACAAACGCAAATGGACGGCTCTCCATGCTGCAG ctgcagacgGCCAAATGGACTGCCTGCTCCTGTTGGTCAACGGGGAACAAAGTGACGACTTTATCGACAGTCCAGACGCACAGGGACG GACTGCTCTTATGCTGGCAGCTCTGGGGCGTCACACTGATTGTGTCCACATTCTGTTGGAAAAAGGAGCAAAGGCTGATGCTGCAGACAACAAGGGCTTCTCAGCGTTACATAGAGCT GCCATGTTGGGTAGTGAGGACTGTGTAGCTGCCCTGCTGGAACATGGGGCCACTGCTCTATGTAGAGACTCTCAGGGAAGGACCCCCCTGCACCTCACAGCGTCCCTCGGCCACACAGAGCTGTTGAGCACTTTGCTAAACGCTGCTGTGAAAGCCGACCCTCTGGACTCCATTCTGGACTACAGAGGCTACATGCCCACCCACTGGGCTGCCTACCACG GTCATGAAGGCTGTTTAGAAATTTTACTTGAGAACAAACTTTTTTGCAACCAGGAAGGAAATCCCTTCACCCCAATGCACTGTGCTCT AGTTAACGGACATGATCCTGCTGCTAAACTTCTCGTGAAGACTTTTGGCCCTCAGAGTGTTCGCGCCCGTGATGCCAAAGGAAG GACTCTGCTGCATGCAGCTGcttattcaggaaatgttgccGGGCTCCAGCTGATCCTGGCTGAGGGAGCAGAGGTCAATGCTGTGGACCATTGTGGACGCTCTGCCCTCATGGTTGCTGCTGACTGTGGACAGACGAGTGCTGTTG AGTTTTTGCTGCACAAAACGAAGCCAGACCTGACCTTGGTGGATATCAATAATAACACTGCTGTTCACCTCGCCTGCATTAag GGTCATGAGATGTGTGCTCTTTTGATTCTGGGAGAGATCAGCGACTCCGCGCTCATAAACGCAACCAACTGTGCTCTTCAAAT GCCCCTTCACATTGCAGCAAGGAAAGGCCTTGCGACTGTCGTGCAAGTGTTGCTGAGTCGGGGAGCAGCGGTCATGGCAGTAGACGAAGAGG GCCACACCCCAGCGCTGGCTTGTGCCCCGAACAAAAATGTTGCAGATTGTTTGTCCCTCATTCTCTCCACCATGAAGCCTTTCCCTCCCAGAGAGGCCAGTGCCAGCACAGCGGCCCACTTCAACACCGTCCTGAAGAACTGTGGCATCGCTGCCACCTGTGGCTCCAATGGCAACAACCTGTGTCACGCTTAA